The proteins below come from a single Haladaptatus paucihalophilus DX253 genomic window:
- a CDS encoding ATPase domain-containing protein — MSDSNLTKISTGTPGLDEILRGGFIAERSYLLRGDPGTGKTILGMKYLTAGVESDETVLFVNLEESEDDIRDNASTLDIDLSNVHFLDLSPDSDVFVDEQSYDIFTPSEVEQEPLTQAITERVESIDPDRVFIDPLTRLRHLTSDEYQFRKQVIAFMHYLKEQGATVLFTSQHSDESSDDDLQYMTDGTIELEHSAYGRTISVPKFRGSSVNEGNHAMRITDGGIAVFPELNPANHSGEFELESISSGVPEVNQLLHGGFERGTITILSGPTGVGKTTVGTQFMKEAAGRGERSVMYMFEETLETFRERSENINIPVRRMEEQGSLSVEEMKPLDCSATEFAHRVRTDVEENDTSIVMIDGIDGYKLSLRDDDDRVLVRKLHTLCRYLKNMGITVILVDEIDTVTGEFQATEAGISYLADNIVFLRHLEVSGEMRKAIGVLKKRTSDFERMLREFQITEHGLKVGEPLTELSGVLSGSPELARERSESANE; from the coding sequence ATGAGTGATTCAAATCTGACAAAAATATCGACCGGAACACCGGGTCTCGACGAGATTCTACGCGGGGGGTTTATCGCGGAACGAAGCTATCTCCTTCGTGGCGACCCGGGGACGGGGAAGACGATTCTCGGGATGAAGTATCTCACCGCCGGTGTCGAGTCGGACGAGACGGTGTTGTTCGTCAATCTCGAGGAGTCAGAAGACGACATCCGCGACAACGCTTCGACGCTTGATATCGACCTTTCGAACGTTCACTTTCTCGATTTGAGCCCGGATTCGGACGTGTTCGTGGACGAGCAATCCTACGACATCTTCACGCCGAGCGAGGTCGAACAGGAACCGCTCACGCAGGCGATAACCGAGCGTGTCGAATCCATCGACCCGGACCGGGTGTTCATCGACCCGCTCACTCGTCTTCGCCATCTCACGTCCGACGAGTACCAGTTCCGAAAGCAGGTCATCGCGTTCATGCACTACCTGAAAGAGCAGGGTGCGACGGTCCTGTTCACGTCCCAACACAGCGACGAGTCGTCCGACGACGACCTGCAGTACATGACAGACGGCACTATCGAACTCGAACACTCCGCGTACGGTCGCACCATCAGCGTGCCGAAGTTCCGCGGGTCGTCGGTCAACGAGGGCAACCACGCGATGCGCATTACGGACGGGGGTATCGCGGTGTTTCCCGAACTGAACCCCGCAAATCACTCCGGGGAGTTCGAGTTGGAATCCATCTCCTCCGGCGTCCCAGAGGTTAACCAACTCCTCCACGGCGGCTTCGAGCGCGGCACCATCACCATCCTCAGCGGTCCGACCGGCGTCGGGAAGACGACCGTCGGAACGCAGTTCATGAAGGAGGCCGCCGGGCGGGGAGAACGCTCCGTCATGTACATGTTCGAGGAGACGCTGGAGACGTTCCGCGAACGGAGCGAGAACATCAACATCCCGGTTCGGCGGATGGAAGAACAGGGGTCGCTCTCCGTCGAGGAGATGAAACCCCTCGACTGCTCGGCGACCGAGTTCGCCCACCGTGTTCGAACGGACGTCGAGGAGAACGACACCAGTATCGTCATGATAGACGGTATCGACGGCTACAAACTGTCGCTCCGTGACGACGACGACCGCGTACTGGTCCGCAAACTCCACACCCTCTGTCGCTATCTGAAGAACATGGGTATCACCGTCATTCTGGTGGACGAAATCGACACCGTAACCGGCGAGTTTCAGGCGACGGAGGCGGGAATCAGCTATCTCGCCGACAATATCGTTTTCCTCCGGCATCTCGAAGTTTCCGGCGAGATGCGCAAGGCCATCGGCGTGCTGAAAAAACGAACCAGCGACTTCGAACGGATGCTCCGCGAGTTCCAGATCACGGAACACGGTCTCAAAGTCGGCGAACCGCTGACCGAACTCAGCGGCGTTCTCTCCGGCTCTCCTGAGTTGGCACGGGAACGTTCGGAGTCGGCCAATGAGTGA
- a CDS encoding cyclase family protein yields the protein MFRDCTHPLTPATTVYPGDPTFERTPHATHDEDGYCVTRLELGTHSGTHVDAPSHTEPDGRTLDSFPVETFAFDALRIDVRDKAPREPIERADLPDPTDDELLVFHTGWDDHWGTDAYFDHPYLTADAAAWCADRDYHVAIDALNVDPTPTENARDDEPDGVPAHHELLGADHLIVENLTNLDGLPRRFRLSAFPLAVEDADGAPIRAVAEFWGEENVARRTDEPTD from the coding sequence ATGTTCCGCGATTGTACCCATCCCTTGACCCCCGCGACAACGGTGTACCCCGGCGACCCGACGTTCGAACGCACCCCGCACGCGACGCACGACGAGGACGGCTACTGCGTCACCCGACTCGAACTCGGAACCCACAGCGGGACGCACGTCGATGCGCCGAGTCACACCGAACCCGACGGTCGAACCCTCGATTCGTTTCCCGTCGAGACGTTCGCCTTCGACGCCCTCCGCATCGACGTCCGCGATAAGGCGCCGCGCGAACCCATCGAACGGGCCGATCTGCCCGACCCGACGGACGACGAGTTGCTCGTCTTCCACACCGGATGGGACGACCACTGGGGGACGGACGCCTACTTCGACCACCCGTATCTCACGGCCGACGCGGCGGCGTGGTGCGCCGACCGCGACTACCACGTCGCCATCGACGCCCTCAACGTGGACCCCACGCCGACCGAGAACGCGAGAGACGACGAACCCGACGGCGTGCCCGCCCACCACGAGCTCCTCGGCGCGGACCACCTCATCGTGGAGAACCTGACGAACCTCGACGGCCTTCCCCGACGGTTTCGACTTTCGGCGTTTCCGCTGGCAGTGGAAGACGCGGACGGCGCGCCGATTCGAGCGGTTGCGGAGTTCTGGGGAGAGGAGAACGTAGCGAGACGAACTGACGAACCGACAGATTGA
- a CDS encoding sugar ABC transporter permease — MSDGILGGFADDVRHALGAPGRTLESVRYTVVGLRTGEVSPRLVAAKLLATAFALLMVGALLFPIYWIFLASLSGSGGSLYSSSGIHLLPKKPSFDAYLWVLGGMEIPSYTVAIHLFGTEIALHTPGVSTTVNCARFDGCSEFPLFLWNSFTVAVPTVILTMAIVIPAAYALSRRKFLFRSKVLYLYVLFTQIGGGLGVAALIALYATFVQFGLDNSKLALAAYYAATAVPFNTWLLKTYMDNIPTSYEEAAMMDGAPSWRIVWEIIIPLSKAGLATVLVFSFLTGWTEFIVAQLLLSTSKYTLPVGLYSLVGQYSTPWARFSAFALTFATPIVLVYLFAQRYIESGLSFGGMEG; from the coding sequence ATGAGCGACGGCATTCTCGGCGGGTTCGCGGACGACGTTCGACACGCCCTCGGCGCACCGGGTCGCACCCTCGAATCGGTTCGGTACACCGTCGTCGGCCTTCGGACCGGCGAGGTGTCGCCGCGTCTCGTCGCGGCGAAGCTCCTCGCCACCGCGTTCGCGCTGCTGATGGTCGGCGCGTTGCTGTTCCCCATCTACTGGATTTTCCTCGCCTCGCTCTCGGGAAGCGGCGGGTCGCTCTACAGTTCGAGCGGCATCCATCTCCTCCCGAAGAAACCCTCGTTCGACGCGTACCTCTGGGTGCTCGGCGGGATGGAGATTCCGAGCTACACCGTCGCTATCCACCTGTTCGGGACGGAAATCGCGTTGCACACGCCCGGCGTCTCGACCACGGTGAACTGCGCGCGCTTCGACGGCTGTTCGGAGTTCCCGCTGTTCCTCTGGAACAGCTTCACCGTCGCGGTGCCGACCGTCATCCTGACCATGGCCATCGTTATTCCGGCGGCCTACGCGCTCTCGCGCCGAAAGTTCCTCTTCCGGTCGAAGGTGCTCTACCTGTACGTCCTGTTCACCCAAATCGGCGGCGGGCTCGGCGTAGCGGCGCTCATCGCGCTCTACGCCACGTTCGTCCAGTTCGGCCTCGACAACAGCAAACTGGCGCTGGCGGCCTACTACGCGGCGACGGCCGTCCCGTTCAACACGTGGCTGTTGAAGACCTACATGGACAACATCCCGACCTCGTACGAGGAGGCCGCGATGATGGACGGCGCTCCCTCGTGGCGCATCGTCTGGGAGATAATCATCCCGCTGTCGAAGGCGGGGCTGGCGACGGTGCTCGTCTTCAGTTTCCTCACCGGCTGGACGGAGTTCATCGTCGCGCAACTCCTGCTCAGCACGAGCAAGTACACCCTTCCCGTGGGCCTGTACAGCCTCGTCGGACAGTACTCGACGCCGTGGGCGCGGTTCTCGGCCTTCGCGCTGACGTTCGCCACGCCCATCGTGCTCGTGTACCTGTTCGCCCAGCGCTACATCGAGAGCGGGCTCTCGTTCGGCGGCATGGAAGGTTGA
- a CDS encoding carbohydrate ABC transporter permease: MSIRSTFTRGAQALENPVFDRDDLPLLLVLPGLFLFSAFMFYPILYSVYLSFTDATNLTLFTNSFSFVGFENYANVLFGAPHFKLVLFGFSTTLPLNEGFWNSMGISWLFVATSVSLKVALSIGIALVLTNPYVIGRRYMRSLIIIPMGLPTIFTITVWRGIFSNARYGLANQVLNGLHLQPILWLDQRWTAFLAYNITEAWLAYPFMVIIIVSALQDVPEELHDAAMVDGAGFFNRFLHVTLPSIKRPVLFASILTAAASFQQFLIPYVMNKGGPLRQNELLIVYGYREAFRFDKYGKGAAIMTATLVVISGFMFLNVKRGRLAEGVDE; the protein is encoded by the coding sequence TGCCGGGGCTGTTTCTGTTCTCGGCGTTCATGTTCTATCCCATCCTCTACTCGGTGTACCTGTCGTTCACGGACGCGACGAACCTGACGCTGTTCACGAACAGTTTCTCGTTCGTCGGCTTCGAGAACTACGCGAACGTGCTGTTCGGCGCGCCGCACTTCAAGTTGGTCCTCTTCGGGTTCAGCACAACCCTCCCGCTCAACGAGGGCTTTTGGAACTCGATGGGTATCTCGTGGCTCTTCGTCGCCACCAGCGTCTCGCTCAAGGTCGCGCTGAGCATCGGTATCGCGCTCGTGCTGACCAACCCCTACGTCATCGGTCGGCGCTACATGCGCTCGCTCATCATCATCCCGATGGGGCTTCCCACCATCTTCACCATCACCGTCTGGCGCGGTATCTTCAGCAACGCCCGGTACGGGTTGGCGAATCAGGTGTTGAATGGACTCCACCTCCAGCCGATACTGTGGCTCGACCAGCGCTGGACGGCGTTTCTGGCCTACAACATCACCGAGGCGTGGTTGGCCTACCCGTTCATGGTCATCATCATCGTCAGCGCGCTCCAGGACGTTCCCGAGGAACTCCACGACGCGGCGATGGTTGACGGCGCGGGCTTCTTCAACCGATTCCTGCACGTCACGCTCCCGTCCATCAAACGCCCCGTCCTCTTCGCGTCGATTCTGACGGCGGCGGCGTCGTTCCAGCAGTTCCTCATCCCGTACGTGATGAACAAGGGCGGTCCGCTCCGCCAGAACGAACTGCTCATCGTGTACGGCTACCGCGAGGCGTTCCGCTTCGACAAGTACGGCAAAGGGGCCGCAATCATGACCGCGACGCTCGTCGTCATCAGCGGCTTCATGTTCCTGAACGTCAAACGCGGCCGCCTCGCCGAGGGGGTGGACGAATGA